Proteins encoded within one genomic window of Candidatus Nezhaarchaeota archaeon:
- a CDS encoding HEPN domain-containing protein encodes MRLHLEWRTMRREVRLWIEAAHEDLVDAGDAIQRGRWFRAAFFSQQAVEKALKAMFFVVRREEPPHIHTVTELYRLLKEVGFTLPQELEEQLYILNKYYTITRYPDAANGLPSEAVDRVEAERAYNLACSVVKAIEEHAWKHS; translated from the coding sequence TTGAGGCTTCATTTAGAGTGGAGGACGATGCGAAGAGAGGTTAGGCTTTGGATTGAAGCTGCTCACGAAGACCTTGTTGATGCGGGTGACGCTATTCAGAGGGGTAGGTGGTTTAGAGCTGCTTTCTTCTCTCAGCAAGCAGTCGAGAAGGCCTTGAAGGCCATGTTCTTCGTAGTTCGTAGGGAGGAGCCGCCACACATACACACAGTGACCGAGCTTTACAGGCTCCTGAAGGAAGTGGGCTTTACGCTTCCACAAGAGCTCGAGGAGCAGCTATACATATTGAACAAGTACTACACGATAACGAGATACCCTGATGCAGCTAATGGGCTTCCAAGCGAAGCCGTTGACAGGGTGGAGGCTGAAAGGGCGTACAACCTTGCTTGTAGCGTGGTGAAAGCTATTGAAGAGCATGCCTGGAAACATAGTTGA
- a CDS encoding cytochrome c biogenesis protein CcdA yields MSFLDVALAFTAGMYTLFSPCSFPLLPGYVSYYLGSKSSPRAAVGGLICALSIIAVFSVMGMIVSLLGGLASKYIPLLQVGAGAMMVLMGFMMVFEGRALSIPLRLRAPRRRGFAGLLLYGIAYGLASAGCSAPIFFSIVLYAFSFGGAIHGLMVFIAYAMGIGIPLVTISIFVVKIKDVVVRRVMRAASLMQAAAGYSLIAIGLYLLCQSLMSTFVSMLS; encoded by the coding sequence TTGAGCTTCCTAGATGTAGCACTAGCGTTCACGGCTGGCATGTATACTCTCTTTTCTCCATGTAGCTTTCCACTGCTTCCAGGCTACGTATCTTACTACTTGGGGTCCAAGTCCTCTCCAAGAGCTGCTGTTGGTGGGCTTATCTGCGCATTAAGCATAATTGCAGTGTTCTCCGTGATGGGTATGATCGTCTCACTGCTCGGTGGCTTAGCATCCAAGTACATACCGCTCCTACAAGTTGGAGCGGGTGCAATGATGGTCTTAATGGGCTTCATGATGGTCTTTGAGGGCAGGGCTCTATCCATCCCTTTGAGGTTGAGGGCTCCGAGAAGGAGGGGGTTTGCTGGGCTTCTCCTATATGGGATAGCTTATGGATTGGCATCTGCAGGATGCTCAGCTCCGATATTCTTCTCAATAGTTCTATACGCGTTCTCGTTTGGAGGGGCGATTCACGGCTTGATGGTCTTCATCGCCTACGCTATGGGCATAGGCATCCCATTAGTCACGATCTCAATATTTGTAGTGAAGATTAAAGACGTGGTGGTAAGGAGGGTTATGAGGGCAGCTTCATTGATGCAAGCCGCTGCCGGCTACTCACTCATAGCTATAGGTTTGTACTTGTTGTGCCAGTCCTTAATGAGCACTTTTGTTAGTATGCTAAGCTGA
- a CDS encoding metallophosphoesterase family protein, translating to MPPLIGFVLGSAWWALARGLCGKNCSSCPFHSLCSGCSASCLAHNCFKLGKEDCDRCPLRGCPAKPIDVDHANQLMSALKASTTFDSPFDPPLLTPLIPIGRGSRFIELLRSTSFEMIAVSFREVLEDEWLRAKSVEAGGVRSLLGLEVLVSTVMPDELLIDEVYDELLKFAGDSKPTAVLGWDSPCYRDDPKALSWMNALRSMVYTLKLAESLKPHGVHVVPLVKGGHFDQASFVVDLYRSLGFKTMCLHVTEYQTSRSLELLIAFIDLALRGCDKLILHGPSSPQMLRFLRRRLGSRFSRLRFVSSTWLSKAASLEAYTKSSTVDLTWLEAKCECAYCGGSRIPRSFERLSLHNLEVARRIVEGLRVSVEVHDVIAWDCKVMVIADLHVGSPWSWGLWQEALEFALKEPPRMLILLGDVFKPYNGKIPVKALRDFFSYLRRLRSRVLALWGDCDPNPEALLRMFTSLSTPRSIHKSESITAVSSGGLVDDVSSLLKLYGSARHVASILTAGNQVVTLVHGHNSPHTTRAYRRHRERRGILVLGHLHQSSHDPDRRIVTLGCWRRPTVYERRDGRRIDIGTLLIHEEDGALILYNPLSGESKRIS from the coding sequence TTGCCCCCTCTTATCGGCTTCGTATTAGGTAGTGCTTGGTGGGCGTTGGCTCGAGGTCTTTGTGGTAAGAATTGTAGCTCATGTCCATTCCATAGCTTATGCTCCGGCTGTAGCGCTAGCTGCCTAGCCCACAACTGCTTCAAGCTTGGTAAGGAGGATTGCGATCGTTGCCCTCTTCGTGGTTGCCCAGCTAAGCCCATCGATGTTGACCACGCCAATCAGCTCATGAGCGCCTTGAAAGCCTCCACCACCTTCGACTCGCCCTTCGACCCCCCACTCCTCACCCCGCTAATACCCATTGGGAGGGGCTCTAGGTTCATCGAGCTATTGAGGTCAACCAGCTTTGAGATGATCGCTGTAAGCTTTCGAGAGGTTCTCGAGGATGAGTGGCTTCGTGCGAAAAGCGTTGAAGCCGGAGGTGTGAGAAGCCTCCTCGGCCTCGAGGTCTTGGTCTCGACAGTGATGCCCGACGAGCTCTTGATAGACGAGGTCTATGACGAGCTCCTGAAGTTTGCTGGGGACTCTAAGCCAACTGCTGTGCTGGGATGGGACTCTCCATGCTATAGAGACGACCCCAAGGCCCTGAGCTGGATGAACGCTTTGAGGTCCATGGTCTACACCCTCAAGCTGGCTGAGTCCTTGAAGCCTCACGGAGTCCACGTGGTGCCGCTGGTTAAGGGTGGTCACTTCGATCAAGCATCCTTCGTGGTCGATCTCTATAGGAGCTTGGGCTTCAAGACCATGTGCCTCCACGTAACCGAGTATCAAACCTCTAGGAGCCTCGAGCTCCTAATCGCATTCATCGACCTAGCCTTGAGGGGCTGCGATAAGCTCATTCTCCACGGCCCCTCATCACCTCAAATGCTCAGGTTCCTGAGGAGGCGCTTAGGTTCAAGGTTTAGCAGGCTCAGGTTCGTTAGCTCCACCTGGCTATCTAAGGCTGCCAGCCTTGAGGCCTACACTAAGAGCAGCACAGTCGACCTCACTTGGCTTGAAGCTAAGTGTGAGTGCGCATACTGTGGTGGAAGTAGGATCCCTAGAAGCTTTGAAAGGCTCTCTCTACACAACCTCGAGGTCGCTAGGAGGATAGTTGAGGGCTTAAGGGTCAGCGTCGAGGTCCACGACGTGATAGCGTGGGACTGCAAGGTAATGGTGATAGCAGACCTACACGTAGGATCTCCTTGGAGCTGGGGTTTGTGGCAGGAAGCTTTAGAGTTCGCCTTGAAGGAGCCCCCTAGGATGCTCATACTGCTTGGAGACGTATTCAAGCCCTACAACGGCAAGATCCCCGTTAAAGCTTTGAGGGACTTCTTCAGCTACTTGAGGAGGCTTAGGTCTAGGGTGCTGGCGTTATGGGGAGACTGCGATCCGAATCCTGAGGCTCTCTTGAGGATGTTCACGAGCCTATCGACTCCGAGGTCAATTCACAAGAGCGAGTCCATCACGGCAGTGTCGAGTGGAGGTCTCGTCGACGACGTCTCAAGCCTACTGAAGCTCTACGGGTCAGCTAGGCACGTGGCGTCGATCCTCACGGCTGGCAACCAAGTGGTCACCTTGGTCCACGGGCACAACAGCCCACACACCACTAGAGCCTACAGGAGGCATAGGGAGAGGAGGGGCATCCTAGTCTTAGGGCACCTACACCAGTCGTCCCACGACCCTGATAGGAGGATCGTAACCCTAGGCTGCTGGAGGAGGCCTACAGTCTACGAGAGGAGGGATGGTAGGAGGATCGACATTGGGACCCTCTTAATACACGAGGAGGATGGAGCGCTAATCCTATACAACCCCTTGAGCGGAGAGTCCAAGAGGATATCCTAG
- a CDS encoding HEPN domain-containing protein yields the protein MINIEMARDYMMRAKRFLREAEMALVEGDNATSIRRSQEALEMAVKALLRALGIEYPRSHDVSDVLIDHGDALPENLRSEVEDLAKLVSQLASIRGPALYGYEREGIPASKAFSRDYATEVLSAVRRYVNLIEKELREARILD from the coding sequence GTGATAAACATAGAGATGGCGAGAGACTACATGATGAGAGCGAAGCGCTTCCTAAGGGAAGCTGAAATGGCTCTAGTAGAAGGGGACAACGCAACCTCCATTAGGAGGAGCCAGGAGGCACTTGAAATGGCTGTCAAGGCCCTACTGAGGGCCCTCGGAATAGAGTATCCTCGAAGTCACGACGTCAGCGACGTCCTCATAGATCATGGAGATGCACTACCAGAGAACTTGAGAAGCGAAGTCGAAGACTTAGCTAAGCTTGTCTCTCAGCTAGCATCAATAAGAGGTCCAGCCCTCTACGGCTACGAGAGGGAAGGGATACCTGCGTCGAAAGCCTTCAGCAGGGACTACGCTACCGAAGTCCTCTCAGCTGTAAGAAGGTACGTGAACCTGATAGAGAAGGAGCTAAGAGAGGCCAGGATACTAGACTGA
- a CDS encoding nucleotidyltransferase domain-containing protein, which produces MPGNIVEAVKRLLEELSKEGVVVERAYLFGSYVKGSWIKTSDIDLVVVSRNFEGMSFTERLDLINRLQWKAGITPFIEAIPLTPRELEERIQQSVVLRDASKYWVEVMTAFKPQSPAN; this is translated from the coding sequence ATGCCTGGAAACATAGTTGAAGCTGTTAAGAGGCTCCTAGAAGAGCTCTCGAAAGAGGGGGTGGTTGTTGAGAGAGCGTACTTGTTTGGGAGCTACGTTAAGGGTTCTTGGATTAAGACGAGCGACATAGATCTAGTGGTCGTGTCAAGGAACTTCGAAGGAATGTCGTTCACCGAGAGGCTGGACTTGATAAACAGGTTGCAGTGGAAGGCCGGCATAACCCCATTCATAGAGGCAATACCATTAACCCCTAGAGAGCTCGAAGAGAGGATTCAGCAAAGCGTCGTGCTAAGAGATGCCTCGAAGTATTGGGTAGAAGTGATGACCGCCTTTAAGCCTCAATCTCCAGCTAATTGA
- a CDS encoding TlpA disulfide reductase family protein, with amino-acid sequence MAKTWTIVVLATAVTAIATIAAGLFLPGVLWSPPGEGGHTALKATDFLLVDLQGRAFRLSDFRGRIVIIDFMATWCGPCRLQIPHLQEVRERYGDLVTIISISVDPVHDSNEVLKEYLKEYPHADWIWARDTINLKQIYGVVAIPTLVVIDQEGYVRFKHVGLTPSSTIIQEIDEILRRG; translated from the coding sequence ATGGCCAAGACCTGGACTATCGTGGTCCTAGCTACCGCTGTGACAGCTATAGCAACAATTGCGGCAGGCTTGTTTCTACCAGGCGTGCTCTGGTCTCCACCAGGTGAAGGAGGGCACACAGCACTTAAGGCGACTGACTTTCTCCTAGTTGATCTTCAGGGGAGGGCTTTTAGGCTAAGCGATTTTAGGGGGAGGATCGTCATCATAGACTTTATGGCTACTTGGTGTGGACCATGCAGGTTACAGATACCTCACCTCCAAGAAGTGAGAGAGAGGTATGGGGACTTGGTTACGATAATATCGATTAGCGTTGATCCAGTCCACGACTCGAATGAGGTTCTTAAGGAGTACCTCAAGGAGTACCCGCACGCTGATTGGATCTGGGCTAGGGATACCATTAATCTCAAGCAAATCTATGGAGTTGTGGCAATACCCACGCTAGTTGTAATAGATCAAGAGGGCTACGTGAGGTTCAAGCACGTTGGCTTAACCCCTTCGTCAACGATAATACAAGAGATAGATGAGATCCTAAGAAGAGGGTAG
- a CDS encoding ABC transporter ATP-binding protein: MDVRGLVVRYGWRREPVLRGVSVVFDGKHLLLGPNGSGKTTLFRALTGLVPVASSDILIDGVSIDKIYGRPGLVAANLTEIYNLLHLSAYDHLKVFMDLMGGELDHALQVLEDLGFSIEVLRRRRTWELSAGQRKAFATAIALASGAKHILLDEPFEQLDPARKSIMLRRVAEHSGVVVLNTHETWLINSMRGWKVHFIFEGRIYGPVEARDLMGASLVSGDVENALLRFEASGRIFSILSGGGGQPLTNLVTLDRIYELTLR, from the coding sequence ATAGACGTAAGGGGTCTAGTTGTTAGGTATGGCTGGAGGAGGGAGCCTGTTCTTAGGGGCGTAAGCGTCGTATTTGATGGTAAGCACCTCCTCCTAGGCCCAAACGGCTCAGGTAAAACGACGCTCTTCAGGGCGCTGACGGGCCTGGTTCCAGTAGCATCTAGTGACATCTTAATTGATGGCGTGAGCATTGACAAGATATATGGGAGGCCTGGGCTCGTAGCTGCGAACCTAACCGAGATCTATAATCTCCTACACTTAAGCGCTTATGATCACCTCAAAGTCTTCATGGACTTAATGGGCGGTGAGCTAGATCACGCACTCCAGGTATTGGAGGATCTGGGCTTTAGCATTGAGGTTCTAAGAAGGAGGAGGACTTGGGAGCTCTCAGCTGGCCAGAGGAAAGCCTTTGCAACGGCCATAGCATTAGCCTCTGGCGCCAAGCACATTCTTCTAGACGAGCCTTTTGAGCAGCTCGATCCTGCTAGGAAGAGCATAATGTTAAGGAGAGTGGCTGAGCACAGCGGTGTAGTAGTATTGAACACGCATGAGACTTGGCTCATCAATTCGATGCGGGGCTGGAAGGTACACTTCATCTTTGAGGGTAGGATTTATGGCCCAGTAGAGGCCAGGGACCTGATGGGTGCAAGCTTAGTGTCCGGTGATGTCGAGAATGCACTGTTAAGGTTTGAGGCTTCCGGAAGGATCTTTAGCATACTGTCAGGTGGAGGGGGCCAACCGCTGACGAACCTGGTAACCCTTGATAGGATCTACGAGCTAACGTTGAGGTAA
- a CDS encoding Rieske (2Fe-2S) protein → MIRLCSIDDVKVGEKRRFKLKDLGVEVLLVRLEDGFYAMENRCPHAGCPLSFYGEVRERNKLQCNCHGAVFDLRDGRVIEGPAQSPLRTYKVTIFNNEVFVEL, encoded by the coding sequence ATGATTAGGTTATGCAGCATCGATGATGTGAAGGTTGGAGAGAAGAGGAGGTTTAAGCTCAAGGATTTAGGTGTAGAAGTGCTTCTAGTAAGGCTTGAAGACGGCTTTTACGCTATGGAGAATAGGTGCCCTCACGCTGGCTGCCCCCTCTCGTTCTACGGAGAGGTAAGGGAGAGGAACAAGTTGCAGTGCAATTGTCATGGAGCAGTATTCGATTTAAGGGATGGGAGGGTCATTGAGGGGCCAGCTCAAAGCCCTTTGAGGACCTATAAGGTCACGATATTCAACAACGAAGTATTCGTAGAACTCTAG
- a CDS encoding nucleotidyltransferase domain-containing protein gives MSSLMDSAIKRSQMLKEWRKWTRKIAYVAKKIIPDVETYVIGSVIRGDSVSGSDVDVLLVSKHVPEKLVNRAKLKAIIEEELNLPFYHPFEIHMLKPEEAGYYIERSRSSILRIA, from the coding sequence ATGAGCTCACTCATGGATTCAGCAATTAAGCGCAGCCAGATGCTTAAAGAATGGAGGAAGTGGACTCGTAAAATAGCTTATGTAGCGAAGAAGATTATCCCAGATGTAGAGACCTATGTCATTGGCAGTGTAATTAGAGGAGATAGCGTCAGTGGAAGCGACGTGGATGTATTATTAGTTTCTAAACACGTACCAGAGAAGCTTGTTAATAGAGCAAAGCTTAAGGCAATCATCGAGGAGGAGCTAAACCTACCATTCTACCACCCATTCGAAATACACATGCTAAAGCCCGAAGAAGCTGGGTACTACATAGAAAGATCGAGAAGCTCCATCCTTAGAATAGCTTAA
- a CDS encoding nucleotidyltransferase domain-containing protein, translating to MGVDKGLLNIAFSRLHSLRALYLHNKTKPRLYRVIKPESFALMCAGAIKSVNAIEQERYLQLMCDVVEELVRKYHDYPVCVYGSVARGVASPESDVDILVVSNRFESLRPREVEELCIIEGQ from the coding sequence TTGGGTGTAGATAAGGGCCTCCTTAATATTGCATTCAGTAGGCTTCACTCTCTAAGAGCTCTATACCTTCACAATAAGACTAAACCTAGGCTCTACAGAGTCATTAAACCTGAAAGCTTCGCCTTGATGTGTGCTGGAGCAATTAAGAGCGTCAATGCCATAGAGCAAGAGCGATATCTACAGCTAATGTGCGATGTTGTGGAGGAGCTGGTGCGCAAGTATCATGATTACCCGGTATGCGTGTACGGTTCAGTAGCTCGTGGAGTTGCGAGTCCAGAAAGCGATGTGGATATCTTGGTGGTCTCGAATAGGTTTGAGAGCCTAAGACCAAGAGAGGTTGAGGAGCTATGCATTATTGAGGGCCAGTAG
- a CDS encoding Dna2/Cas4 domain-containing protein, with product MKKVVIKYLKGNKTFEIPLTDELRRHVLYVVSRIKSIIEGEKLPRGNYKKRRNCGFMKMCGEA from the coding sequence GTGAAGAAAGTGGTGATAAAGTATCTAAAAGGCAATAAAACGTTTGAAATACCGTTGACAGACGAATTAAGAAGACACGTTCTCTACGTAGTCTCGAGAATAAAGTCGATAATTGAAGGAGAGAAACTCCCAAGAGGAAATTATAAGAAGCGCAGAAACTGTGGCTTCATGAAAATGTGCGGTGAAGCATGA
- a CDS encoding nucleotidyltransferase domain-containing protein has product MTSVLDEDLKRYLDLYLEILREFFKDDLVSVYVFGSVARGEASEESDVDLLVVVKGLEEDVGKRLKLSSSLKELLRKRSWDLRRTLRKKGLPTTISDVLLTPEEVQRHPPILLDLVIDGIPLIDEGGFLAQELERLKERLRELKAIRVKSKHGWYWILKPGARLGEVIKV; this is encoded by the coding sequence ATGACCTCGGTACTCGATGAAGACCTTAAAAGGTATCTAGACCTCTACCTCGAAATACTTAGGGAATTCTTTAAGGACGATTTAGTCTCAGTATACGTCTTTGGCAGCGTAGCACGAGGCGAAGCCTCTGAGGAGAGCGACGTGGACTTATTGGTCGTCGTTAAAGGGCTTGAAGAGGACGTGGGCAAGAGGCTTAAGCTCTCTTCGAGCCTAAAGGAGCTTCTTAGGAAGAGGAGTTGGGACTTGAGGAGGACGTTGAGGAAGAAGGGCCTCCCGACGACGATATCCGACGTCCTGCTAACACCAGAGGAGGTCCAAAGGCATCCTCCAATACTCTTAGACTTGGTGATTGATGGCATTCCGTTGATCGATGAAGGCGGCTTCCTAGCTCAAGAGCTCGAGAGGCTCAAGGAGAGACTTAGAGAACTTAAAGCGATTAGGGTGAAGAGCAAGCACGGCTGGTACTGGATCTTAAAGCCAGGAGCAAGGTTGGGTGAGGTGATTAAAGTGTGA
- a CDS encoding PGF-pre-PGF domain-containing protein: MRGNPVLVLVLLTLALGLMVSSGSAQLRQSTQLSLAPENFTVTSGSSLTFTATLLSDGKPLAGKTIVFSATLGTVDPPIGVTDTDGKVLFVYTAPQTPVEIYVKITATFAGDLLYEGSTAVASGTIEPMPSPTLPSISLIGASFAVPEALKDDVFSYRDSIPSNIMKALPISLPSEAFLLATNESLYLVFAEQSDKGLAKVDGWLLPTHIQLAGLNIAVVVAKQVTFVKEGPLTTLSEILANPEAYKFKLVKVDAYRRQISVLYDPDEPPYIEFPLTIGYLSEEPIEPLAIVRKALERAKEITFRINDGVIRDLLELRGPQTLWVFNFEHEYWYDSKAITNGIVIPLNHSIFTLLERSMSVLGRLLKASGSIILYDVKTDLPYEGVQSVVELKKNSERYLGKVVKLTANCYGGYISVQEVIEHNTPCGEDLVYVPDVGCVNLVTDVRFEGFVAWNDVSVTPKRDELLFVVGISSFHQDEQFVKASGIFELLGKVLSTKEVSDSLPDDVALIVYSARKVGEIDFEKLAIQVKDEVKGQVGELLWNLQDIYPYQKPPEIPFKVPRKVFWPKAPISVTTPKELPEIFVDRNFTVIIDVVDVPINLNISNSIISNISVRLREIVRNVTIYFEKLVEKPPEVPSPPGLVYAYHRIDVNIPEASIEKADVTFWVMKEWLVTHGATKDDVVMLRYHGGEWLRLLTKAIGENATHSEFTAETPGFSIFAIATMMPVRIPVSLTISVEPREVTVGEEVIVKGSISPAMSKTIELTIKRPDGTTGTRTTTSTPDGSFGFRIKLDKEGEWSFTARFAGDLTYEGAVSAEVRATAKPKPGPCIIATAAFGTELDPHVQHLRGFKDNVVLRTFAGSSFMNVFNAWYYSWSPYVASAMQAYESFRQAVKYALYPLIGILRISEALYEALSFSPEAGVVAAGIISSLLIGLVYFAPPSIAVMCLAGRWPSKRATKLTALIWLAAITGTGVSIIAGSSVAAMAFTSTLVLTSLASSVVLAAQLIRRCIKC, encoded by the coding sequence ATGCGGGGAAATCCAGTTTTAGTCTTAGTCCTGCTGACCTTGGCTTTAGGTCTAATGGTGTCCTCCGGATCAGCTCAGCTTAGGCAATCTACGCAACTGAGTCTCGCGCCAGAAAACTTCACGGTTACTTCAGGCAGTAGCCTTACGTTTACAGCCACCCTGCTTTCAGATGGCAAACCCTTGGCTGGCAAAACTATTGTCTTCTCAGCTACTCTTGGAACCGTTGATCCACCAATTGGTGTGACAGATACTGACGGCAAGGTTTTGTTCGTCTACACGGCTCCGCAAACACCTGTTGAGATCTATGTGAAGATCACAGCCACCTTTGCTGGTGATTTACTATACGAGGGCAGTACTGCGGTCGCCTCAGGGACTATTGAGCCAATGCCTTCGCCAACACTTCCGTCAATATCCCTTATAGGAGCCTCATTCGCTGTTCCTGAGGCGCTGAAGGATGATGTATTCTCGTATAGGGACTCCATTCCAAGCAATATTATGAAGGCATTGCCAATCAGTTTACCTTCAGAGGCCTTCCTGCTGGCAACTAATGAAAGCCTCTATTTGGTTTTTGCTGAGCAAAGCGATAAGGGCTTAGCCAAAGTAGATGGTTGGCTTTTGCCGACGCACATTCAGCTTGCAGGTTTAAACATAGCTGTTGTTGTTGCTAAGCAGGTCACCTTTGTGAAAGAAGGCCCGCTAACAACTCTTAGTGAGATCTTAGCCAATCCAGAAGCCTACAAGTTCAAACTTGTTAAGGTCGATGCTTATAGAAGGCAGATTTCAGTGCTCTATGATCCAGATGAGCCGCCGTACATCGAGTTTCCGCTGACAATCGGATACCTCTCTGAAGAGCCCATTGAGCCGCTGGCAATCGTCCGTAAGGCTTTGGAGAGAGCTAAAGAGATAACCTTCAGAATCAATGATGGAGTTATAAGAGACCTCCTGGAACTTAGAGGGCCTCAAACACTCTGGGTCTTCAACTTCGAACACGAATATTGGTATGACTCTAAAGCTATAACTAACGGGATAGTGATCCCACTTAACCACTCAATATTTACGCTGCTTGAACGGTCCATGTCGGTCTTAGGAAGGCTCCTAAAAGCTAGCGGCTCAATAATTCTCTACGATGTTAAGACCGATCTACCTTATGAAGGTGTGCAGTCTGTAGTGGAGTTGAAGAAGAACAGTGAAAGGTATCTAGGTAAAGTCGTTAAGTTAACTGCAAATTGCTATGGTGGTTACATTAGCGTTCAGGAGGTTATAGAGCATAATACTCCATGTGGTGAGGACCTGGTTTATGTCCCAGATGTTGGATGCGTGAACCTCGTGACTGATGTGAGGTTCGAGGGCTTCGTTGCCTGGAATGATGTGAGTGTGACCCCGAAGCGTGATGAACTCCTATTCGTGGTCGGCATCTCAAGCTTCCATCAGGATGAGCAATTCGTTAAGGCTTCTGGAATCTTCGAACTGTTAGGCAAGGTGCTCTCAACTAAGGAAGTGAGCGATTCTCTGCCCGATGACGTCGCCCTCATAGTTTATAGTGCTAGAAAAGTGGGTGAGATAGACTTTGAGAAGTTAGCTATCCAGGTTAAGGACGAGGTTAAAGGGCAGGTAGGAGAGCTCCTTTGGAACCTTCAAGACATTTACCCGTATCAGAAGCCACCTGAAATACCATTCAAGGTTCCAAGGAAGGTCTTCTGGCCGAAGGCCCCAATTTCCGTTACCACGCCCAAGGAGCTTCCCGAAATATTTGTTGATAGGAACTTCACGGTTATAATTGATGTAGTTGACGTGCCCATCAACCTAAACATAAGCAACTCCATCATCTCAAACATATCCGTAAGGCTAAGGGAGATCGTCAGAAACGTCACAATATACTTTGAAAAGCTCGTTGAGAAGCCTCCTGAGGTGCCCAGCCCGCCGGGATTAGTTTACGCTTATCACAGGATCGATGTAAATATCCCCGAAGCCTCCATCGAGAAGGCGGATGTAACATTCTGGGTTATGAAGGAGTGGCTGGTAACCCATGGAGCCACCAAAGATGATGTAGTCATGCTCAGGTACCATGGCGGAGAATGGTTAAGGCTTCTAACGAAGGCTATAGGTGAAAACGCAACACACTCTGAGTTCACGGCCGAGACTCCCGGCTTCTCAATATTCGCAATAGCAACAATGATGCCTGTTAGGATCCCAGTGAGCTTAACGATCTCTGTTGAGCCTAGGGAGGTTACCGTTGGAGAGGAGGTTATAGTTAAGGGGTCGATAAGCCCGGCCATGAGCAAGACTATAGAACTGACCATTAAAAGGCCCGATGGAACAACAGGTACACGGACAACCACGTCTACCCCTGATGGCAGCTTCGGCTTTAGGATTAAGCTTGATAAGGAGGGTGAATGGAGCTTTACAGCAAGATTTGCGGGGGACTTAACCTATGAGGGTGCGGTGAGCGCAGAGGTAAGGGCTACGGCTAAGCCTAAGCCGGGTCCATGCATCATAGCGACGGCGGCCTTCGGGACAGAGCTTGACCCACACGTCCAGCACCTCAGGGGCTTTAAGGACAATGTAGTCTTGAGGACCTTTGCCGGCAGTAGCTTCATGAACGTGTTCAACGCATGGTACTACTCGTGGAGTCCATACGTCGCGAGCGCGATGCAAGCCTATGAATCGTTTAGGCAAGCAGTCAAGTACGCGTTGTACCCGCTAATAGGCATCCTCCGCATCTCCGAAGCCCTATATGAGGCGCTCAGCTTCAGCCCAGAGGCAGGGGTGGTGGCCGCCGGGATCATATCCTCGCTCCTAATAGGGCTCGTATACTTCGCGCCGCCATCGATAGCCGTAATGTGCCTCGCAGGAAGGTGGCCATCTAAGAGGGCCACTAAGCTGACGGCGCTCATATGGCTTGCAGCCATCACTGGAACCGGCGTAAGCATAATAGCGGGATCTTCAGTTGCCGCCATGGCATTCACCTCAACGCTAGTCCTCACCTCATTGGCATCCTCAGTTGTATTAGCAGCGCAATTAATAAGGAGATGCATCAAATGCTGA
- a CDS encoding HEPN domain-containing protein: MRFIKMAETYLRQASARLKDAREALNDGLYAYALMPFQEAVELSLKAALKLVAIKYPKKHYVSGVIVDVRERFPEWFRKGVQTIADISRRLAAKRG, encoded by the coding sequence GTGAGGTTCATCAAGATGGCTGAGACTTACTTAAGGCAAGCTAGTGCTAGATTAAAGGACGCTAGAGAGGCGTTAAATGATGGTCTCTATGCTTACGCCTTGATGCCATTTCAAGAGGCTGTCGAGCTATCACTTAAAGCAGCGCTAAAGCTCGTAGCCATCAAATACCCGAAGAAGCACTACGTGTCTGGCGTCATCGTGGATGTTAGGGAAAGGTTCCCTGAGTGGTTTAGAAAAGGGGTTCAGACGATCGCTGACATATCGAGGAGGCTTGCTGCTAAGAGAGGTTAG